Proteins encoded within one genomic window of Syntrophorhabdales bacterium:
- the metK gene encoding methionine adenosyltransferase, which produces MGMSRFLFTSESVTEGHPDKVADQISDAVLDAILAQDKKGRVACETLVTTGLCLVGGEITTNCYVHVPDVVRQTIKDIGYNNSSMGFDWETCAVVTAIDEQSPDIAMGVNETSDHEQGAGDQGLMFGYACNETEEYMPMPIIYAHRLVRRLSDARKSRALDFLRPDGKSQVTVEYVDRKPRRVDSVVIAAQHNPDVTYQTIREGIIEEVIKKVIPRELMDDKTTIYVNSTGRFVVGGPKGDCGMTGRKIIVDTYGGQGSHGGGAFSGKDPSKMDRSASYMARYIAKNLVAAGLADRMEVQIAYSIGVAKPVSVMVDTEGTAKISPDRIAEIVNEVFDMRPRKIIEKLDLLRPIYRKTAAYGHFGRVEPEFTWERLDMVDMIKKAASV; this is translated from the coding sequence ATGGGAATGAGTCGTTTTCTTTTTACGTCGGAATCAGTCACCGAGGGGCATCCGGACAAGGTTGCCGATCAGATCTCTGATGCTGTGCTTGATGCCATTCTGGCACAGGATAAAAAAGGAAGGGTGGCGTGTGAGACGCTGGTTACAACAGGGCTCTGCTTGGTAGGAGGTGAAATAACCACGAATTGTTACGTACACGTGCCCGATGTCGTGAGGCAGACGATCAAGGATATAGGCTACAACAATTCCTCAATGGGTTTTGATTGGGAGACCTGTGCGGTGGTTACCGCAATCGACGAGCAGTCACCCGACATCGCGATGGGCGTGAACGAAACGTCGGATCACGAGCAGGGTGCCGGAGACCAGGGCTTGATGTTCGGCTATGCATGTAACGAAACCGAAGAGTATATGCCCATGCCGATCATTTACGCGCACAGGCTTGTGCGAAGGCTTTCTGACGCGAGGAAGAGCAGGGCCCTCGACTTTTTGAGGCCTGACGGGAAGAGCCAGGTTACCGTAGAATATGTGGACAGAAAGCCGAGGAGAGTCGATTCTGTCGTCATAGCGGCGCAGCACAACCCGGATGTTACCTACCAGACTATCAGGGAAGGTATCATAGAGGAAGTGATCAAGAAGGTGATTCCCCGGGAACTTATGGATGATAAGACAACGATCTATGTGAACTCCACAGGCCGTTTTGTTGTTGGTGGACCAAAAGGTGACTGCGGGATGACCGGGAGAAAGATCATCGTTGACACGTACGGAGGCCAGGGAAGCCACGGGGGCGGCGCCTTCTCCGGAAAGGATCCTTCCAAGATGGACAGGAGCGCTTCCTACATGGCACGGTACATCGCCAAGAATCTTGTTGCGGCAGGACTGGCGGATCGTATGGAGGTGCAGATTGCATATTCCATCGGCGTGGCGAAGCCTGTCTCCGTGATGGTCGATACTGAGGGAACCGCCAAGATAAGCCCTGACAGAATAGCGGAGATTGTCAACGAGGTCTTTGACATGCGCCCGAGAAAGATAATAGAGAAGCTTGATCTTCTGAGGCCTATATACAGAAAGACGGCTGCATACGGTCACTTTGGCAGGGTGGAGCCTGAATTCACCTGGGAGCGGCTTGACATGGTGGATATGATCAAAAAAGCGGCATCAGTGTGA
- the rapZ gene encoding RNase adapter RapZ, producing the protein MKVVIVSGISGSGKTTFLKALEDTGFFCVDNFPLFLLSKFLEVYELAGERIARCGFVIDIREREFFEEGREVLRSVKEKFQAELVFLESSDETLLRRFTETRRAHPLYAESNIKDALQTEREQVNWIKEMADNVVDTSQYTTHGLRNLVLRAYGQDEKRMNINLVSFGYAYGIPLEADIVLDVRFLPNPFFVKGLREKSGLEPDVIGYVKSNEIYGKFFPMLLDFLMYLLPLFEKEGKSYLTVGIGCTGGRHRSVSVVAELEHNLRAMGYKMSSIHRDIEREGR; encoded by the coding sequence GTGAAGGTAGTTATAGTCAGCGGGATTTCTGGATCGGGCAAAACGACCTTTCTTAAAGCGCTCGAGGATACCGGATTTTTCTGCGTGGACAATTTCCCGCTCTTTCTTCTCTCTAAATTTCTTGAGGTATACGAATTGGCGGGTGAGCGAATAGCCCGCTGTGGCTTTGTTATAGACATACGGGAGAGGGAGTTTTTTGAAGAGGGAAGAGAGGTGCTCAGGAGCGTCAAAGAGAAGTTTCAGGCAGAGTTGGTCTTTCTAGAAAGCAGCGACGAGACGCTCCTTCGCAGATTCACTGAGACCAGAAGGGCTCATCCGCTGTACGCCGAGTCAAATATCAAGGATGCATTGCAAACTGAACGGGAACAGGTGAACTGGATAAAGGAGATGGCAGACAATGTGGTCGATACCTCCCAGTACACCACACACGGGCTGCGAAACCTGGTACTCAGGGCTTACGGTCAGGACGAGAAAAGGATGAACATCAACCTCGTCTCTTTCGGCTACGCGTACGGTATTCCGCTGGAGGCCGATATTGTTCTCGACGTACGCTTCCTGCCGAACCCGTTCTTTGTCAAGGGGTTGAGGGAAAAATCGGGCCTGGAGCCTGATGTGATAGGGTATGTAAAGTCCAACGAGATTTATGGTAAGTTCTTTCCCATGTTGCTTGATTTTCTCATGTACCTGCTGCCGCTTTTTGAAAAGGAAGGAAAGAGCTACCTTACCGTCGGCATAGGATGTACCGGCGGACGGCACAGGTCCGTGTCCGTAGTGGCTGAGCTCGAACACAACCTGCGCGCTATGGGTTATAAGATGTCCTCGATCCATCGGGATATAGAGAGGGAGGGGCGATGA
- a CDS encoding PTS sugar transporter subunit IIA has translation MIGIIVVAHFNLAREMVAATELIVGKQEQFTYVDIFPDEDVEAIKGRVVAALKSVNAGKGVIILTDMFGGTPSNISLSFLEAGKVEVVTGVNLPMLIKLVTYRKDKTLAELAEFISGYGKRNIYVATDVLRSKKPEIP, from the coding sequence ATGATAGGGATCATTGTTGTGGCGCATTTCAACCTTGCCCGCGAAATGGTTGCTGCAACAGAGCTGATTGTGGGCAAGCAGGAACAATTTACTTACGTGGATATTTTCCCGGACGAGGATGTCGAGGCCATTAAGGGCAGAGTAGTGGCTGCTCTCAAAAGCGTTAACGCCGGAAAGGGAGTGATTATTCTCACCGATATGTTCGGTGGAACTCCGTCCAATATAAGCCTTTCTTTTCTGGAAGCAGGGAAGGTAGAGGTGGTAACCGGAGTGAATCTTCCCATGCTGATCAAGCTTGTCACCTATAGAAAGGACAAGACACTGGCTGAGTTGGCCGAATTCATATCAGGGTATGGCAAGAGAAACATATATGTGGCGACCGATGTGCTCCGCAGCAAAAAGCCGGAGATCCCGTGA
- the hprK gene encoding HPr(Ser) kinase/phosphatase yields MKGITVQELLENKAYGFELEVIAGSEGLSKKIYNPRIQKLGLIAAGFMVYLHPHRVQILGNTEISFLRQLGPEERGRIISELCRQEVVCFIVTRNLKVPEEMLREADERRIPLLRTKLVSSTFIDRIMRYLEEELAPSTVIHGVLMEIMGVGVLMIGRSGIGKSENALELIMRGHRLVSDDAIQIKKMAALDLVGDAPEMIKNLLEVRGVGIVDIRHLFGVSAVRDRTKIELVVELVDWDKTMEYERIGLKDEKYRLLGIDLPLVRIPVSPGRNASTIVELACRNHVLKMGGVHTARDLDEKILDSMQRKDKP; encoded by the coding sequence AAAGCATATGGATTTGAGTTAGAAGTCATAGCCGGTTCGGAAGGCCTCTCCAAGAAGATATACAATCCCAGAATACAAAAGCTGGGCCTTATCGCCGCGGGCTTCATGGTCTATCTCCATCCTCATCGTGTGCAGATCCTTGGAAACACTGAAATTTCATTTCTCAGGCAGCTTGGTCCGGAAGAAAGAGGGAGGATTATCAGCGAGCTCTGCAGACAAGAGGTCGTCTGCTTTATCGTAACCAGAAATCTCAAAGTCCCGGAAGAGATGCTCCGCGAAGCGGATGAGAGGAGGATTCCCCTTCTCCGGACAAAGCTTGTGAGCTCTACGTTCATCGACAGGATTATGAGATACCTGGAGGAAGAACTTGCCCCTTCCACAGTCATCCACGGCGTGCTCATGGAAATCATGGGTGTTGGCGTACTGATGATAGGAAGAAGCGGAATCGGTAAAAGTGAAAATGCACTTGAATTGATCATGCGTGGACACCGATTAGTGTCGGACGATGCGATCCAGATAAAAAAAATGGCAGCGCTCGATCTGGTTGGCGATGCTCCGGAAATGATAAAGAACCTGCTCGAGGTCCGTGGCGTGGGTATCGTGGATATACGGCACCTTTTTGGCGTGTCGGCCGTTCGCGACAGGACAAAGATCGAGCTTGTCGTTGAGCTTGTTGATTGGGACAAGACAATGGAATATGAGAGGATCGGTCTCAAGGATGAGAAATACAGATTGCTCGGCATAGACCTCCCTCTAGTGAGAATTCCTGTGAGTCCTGGCAGAAACGCATCCACAATAGTTGAGCTCGCCTGCAGGAATCATGTGCTGAAGATGGGGGGAGTTCATACCGCCAGGGACCTTGATGAAAAAATACTCGACTCCATGCAGAGGAAGGACAAACCGTGA
- a CDS encoding HPr family phosphocarrier protein produces the protein MREGLLTIRNRLGLHARAAAIFVKKAGEYDSEVWVEKDGTRVNGKSIMGLLMLACPLGSDIMVKVEGNDETEAFEALKDLIEDGFGER, from the coding sequence GTGAGAGAAGGGCTGCTCACGATCAGAAACCGCTTGGGTCTTCATGCTCGTGCGGCCGCAATTTTCGTGAAAAAGGCGGGCGAGTATGATTCTGAAGTCTGGGTGGAAAAGGACGGGACACGCGTGAACGGCAAGAGCATAATGGGTCTTTTGATGCTGGCTTGCCCCCTGGGTTCGGACATCATGGTCAAAGTAGAGGGGAACGATGAAACCGAGGCTTTTGAAGCATTGAAAGATTTGATAGAGGACGGGTTTGGCGAGCGGTGA
- the ptsP gene encoding phosphoenolpyruvate--protein phosphotransferase, whose translation MTEDSFDNKMLRGLGVSSGIAIGKVYLLERGRIHVEKYSIKEEQTEKEIAKFQNAIKNAVNELNSIKENIPDDDIRRHAFIIDAHILMLQDQSFIKEVVDTIKSRKVNAEWALDLVVSKFLTGFGKVEDPYLRERGQDLDYIYQRLLRIMVNREVEGIYERSVRGKGIIVAHDLSPADTIQINLNRTSGFVTDVGGRTSHTSIVARALEIPAVVGLGNITAIAKDGDTVIIDGDEGAVIVNPDKGLQKEYLMRHAHLTAQRKEFLRLGKLKAETQDGFKVRVGANIELLAEMDIVERYGAEGIGLYRTEYIYLSSKTLPTEMDHYHIYRKLAENGNVRYTTIRTLDIGGDKFSSNIEVAKEINPAMGLRAIRLCIKEIDLFKAQLRGILRASAHGPLKILFPMISGMEEVKKAKALLRECMDELRDEKVDFDEHIKIGIMVEVPSTCMITDLLADEVDFFSIGTNDLIQYTLAIDRVNEYVSYLYEPLHPAVLRMIKKTVDDAHAHNIEVAICGEMAGEPLYVPILLGLEIDELSMNAYSIPRVKKMIRGLRHSYCKTLVAEVLAKDSPKESEAFVRKEMTKLFPDDFGQVSTDRTAM comes from the coding sequence GTGACAGAGGATAGCTTCGACAACAAGATGCTGCGCGGCCTTGGCGTCTCATCCGGGATTGCCATAGGCAAGGTCTATCTTCTGGAGCGCGGAAGGATCCATGTAGAGAAGTATTCGATCAAAGAGGAGCAGACCGAAAAAGAGATTGCCAAGTTTCAGAACGCGATAAAAAATGCTGTCAATGAACTGAACAGCATCAAAGAGAACATTCCTGATGACGATATACGCAGGCACGCTTTCATAATAGACGCGCATATATTGATGCTGCAGGATCAATCCTTCATTAAGGAAGTTGTCGACACAATAAAATCGAGGAAGGTCAATGCGGAGTGGGCCCTTGACCTCGTGGTTTCAAAATTTCTGACCGGTTTCGGAAAAGTCGAAGACCCTTATTTGAGAGAGAGGGGGCAGGATCTTGATTACATATATCAAAGACTCCTGCGCATCATGGTAAATAGGGAAGTGGAAGGTATTTACGAGAGGAGCGTGCGCGGGAAGGGTATTATCGTGGCCCACGATCTCTCACCTGCCGACACGATTCAGATCAATCTGAACAGGACGTCGGGGTTCGTAACCGACGTGGGCGGCCGGACGTCGCACACGTCAATAGTGGCAAGGGCTCTGGAGATACCGGCGGTAGTGGGGCTCGGCAATATTACTGCGATTGCAAAAGACGGTGACACCGTTATCATAGATGGTGATGAGGGCGCGGTGATTGTCAACCCCGACAAGGGCCTGCAGAAAGAGTACCTGATGAGGCACGCCCATCTGACCGCCCAGCGCAAGGAGTTCCTGAGGCTTGGAAAGCTTAAAGCAGAAACTCAGGACGGCTTCAAGGTGCGCGTGGGTGCCAACATCGAGTTACTTGCCGAGATGGACATTGTCGAGCGTTACGGGGCCGAAGGCATCGGCCTTTACAGGACTGAATATATCTACCTATCCAGCAAAACGCTGCCGACAGAGATGGATCATTACCATATCTACCGTAAACTTGCAGAGAATGGCAATGTCAGGTATACGACTATACGCACGCTCGACATAGGCGGCGATAAGTTCTCCTCCAATATCGAGGTTGCTAAGGAAATAAATCCCGCAATGGGGTTGCGGGCGATCCGCCTTTGCATCAAGGAGATCGACCTCTTCAAGGCACAGCTTCGCGGCATCCTGCGGGCGAGTGCCCACGGGCCGCTAAAGATTCTTTTTCCGATGATATCGGGTATGGAAGAGGTGAAAAAAGCAAAGGCCCTTCTGAGGGAGTGTATGGATGAACTTCGCGACGAAAAGGTGGACTTCGATGAGCATATAAAGATCGGCATCATGGTGGAAGTCCCGTCCACCTGCATGATTACAGACCTTCTGGCGGACGAAGTCGACTTCTTCAGTATCGGGACAAATGACCTTATTCAGTACACGCTGGCAATAGACAGGGTCAATGAGTATGTATCGTATCTGTATGAACCCCTTCACCCGGCTGTGCTGAGAATGATAAAAAAGACAGTCGATGATGCCCATGCACACAATATTGAAGTTGCCATCTGCGGGGAGATGGCAGGGGAGCCCCTCTATGTTCCCATACTGCTTGGCCTGGAGATTGATGAGTTGAGCATGAATGCCTATTCGATCCCGAGGGTTAAGAAGATGATCCGGGGCTTGAGGCATAGCTATTGCAAGACCCTTGTCGCGGAAGTTCTCGCTAAAGATTCACCGAAAGAAAGTGAGGCCTTTGTGAGAAAGGAGATGACGAAGCTCTTCCCCGACGATTTTGGACAGGTATCCACTGATAGAACCGCAATGTAA